The following are encoded in a window of Aromatoleum petrolei genomic DNA:
- a CDS encoding RAQPRD family integrative conjugative element protein, with translation MPLLLRFTIAALVAATTLPVAADTDRERENLARLEHELALLATEVRAAKADAPSIARIHFQYDELARDLDLIRAGIADHLDAPRHPRPIEPLKGDYRR, from the coding sequence ATGCCATTGCTGCTCCGCTTCACCATCGCCGCCCTCGTCGCCGCTACCACCTTGCCGGTGGCTGCCGACACCGACCGCGAGCGCGAGAACCTCGCGCGCCTGGAACATGAGCTCGCGCTTCTCGCCACCGAGGTTCGCGCGGCGAAGGCCGATGCCCCCTCCATTGCCCGCATCCATTTTCAGTACGACGAGCTCGCCCGCGACCTCGATCTCATCCGTGCCGGTATTGCGGATCACCTCGACGCACCGCGCCATCCCCGCCCGATCGAACCGCTGAAGGGCGATTACCGGCGCTGA
- a CDS encoding integrating conjugative element protein produces MRKTVLFLFVAVLHPAAAVETGHTQLRAVQPATTAADPSASEATEVAAVDRVEAGYWGITVEELHRARRLMRGPRGAFSVATISPVEVLGIHARSDAERDRYAELFAKLLHDDTQRVLAWQRAGDAATRRLYPHGKAIDFGRAPNAPTLPNWYFTPGGAAQ; encoded by the coding sequence ATGCGAAAGACCGTCCTGTTCCTCTTCGTCGCCGTGCTGCACCCGGCGGCGGCAGTCGAGACCGGCCACACGCAGCTGCGCGCCGTCCAACCTGCCACGACCGCCGCCGACCCCTCGGCCTCCGAGGCCACCGAAGTTGCGGCCGTCGATCGCGTCGAAGCCGGCTACTGGGGCATCACCGTCGAGGAGTTGCACCGTGCGCGACGCCTGATGCGCGGCCCACGCGGCGCCTTCAGCGTGGCCACCATCAGCCCGGTCGAAGTGCTTGGCATCCACGCCCGCTCCGACGCGGAGCGCGACCGCTACGCGGAGCTCTTCGCCAAACTGTTGCACGACGATACTCAGCGTGTCCTCGCCTGGCAGCGAGCCGGTGATGCTGCCACGCGGCGTCTCTACCCGCACGGCAAGGCGATCGACTTCGGGCGCGCTCCGAACGCCCCCACCCTCCCCAACTGGTATTTCACGCCGGGAGGTGCGGCGCAATGA
- the mobH gene encoding MobH family relaxase — protein sequence MAALAATCFLAAAALAGWLGWSIYRERAVRQRPADAEQAMAGAPATGALAAPGLAASRSGWLRVLDAPTLVEVCKLSNALQQIHRESKLSQSTWDRDVAPAILGYLRFVQLLPASEAHHHAHVGGLAAHTIEVLHAAVSLRNGYLLPKGGAAEAIDAQRDHWTYAVILAALFHDIGKPMTDLRVSVADRTGGPGRQWLPVSGDMPTAGAVEYEVRFAPKAERNYGAHRRLPLVLAPRIVPATALAFVAREPLVMRQLEDAWSGDDATGVLTEIVRQADRRSAASNLQHGPRNQFATATAVPLVDQLMDAIRRLLRQGALPLNRDGAAGWIGAGAAWFVAKRLADTVREEIAHANPDDGASIPGPAKNDRLFDTWQDYGLLERNPDTGQAIWYVEVRGEGYAHEFAMLKFPLVKLFDSADDYPSDFDGELVVKPPRKTRDKRADEPPGDGQGGAPKPGDRPERQRASGPLTPPDIPPPKPANAATRPSTGRDQPASEVKTSEAKGHEVPAATANLGRNDEFLSDDDSVTSAGTVSGKPHRRPPSATRPVTPFASLPKSDTDDAKSIHETPSDAAVRFMVWLQQGIADGSIPYNEAGAPVHFVPEGMALVSPRTFRDFAALYGDDGNGIDPDASPSEKLGIGIQRQVIKARWHLVGPGNSNVHHFGVVGRGGQRVGKLAAVVIKHPERWVNPVPPSNPNIVSFVDPKSSEESGASS from the coding sequence ATGGCCGCGCTTGCCGCCACATGTTTCCTGGCTGCGGCAGCGCTGGCCGGCTGGCTCGGCTGGTCCATTTACCGCGAACGGGCCGTGCGACAGCGTCCGGCCGATGCGGAGCAGGCGATGGCGGGAGCTCCCGCCACCGGTGCCCTTGCCGCCCCTGGCCTGGCCGCCAGCCGAAGCGGCTGGCTCAGGGTGCTCGACGCGCCGACGCTGGTCGAGGTATGCAAGCTTTCGAACGCGCTGCAACAGATCCATCGTGAATCGAAACTGAGCCAATCCACTTGGGATCGCGACGTCGCGCCCGCGATCCTCGGCTACCTGCGGTTCGTGCAGCTCCTGCCGGCCAGCGAGGCGCACCATCACGCCCATGTCGGCGGCTTGGCCGCCCACACGATCGAGGTACTCCATGCAGCGGTCAGCTTGCGCAATGGATACCTGCTGCCCAAGGGCGGCGCCGCCGAGGCGATCGACGCCCAGCGCGATCACTGGACCTACGCCGTCATCCTCGCCGCGCTGTTCCACGACATCGGCAAACCGATGACCGACTTGCGCGTGAGTGTCGCCGACCGGACAGGCGGCCCCGGGCGGCAATGGCTTCCGGTGTCCGGCGACATGCCGACCGCCGGCGCGGTCGAATACGAGGTGCGATTCGCGCCGAAAGCCGAACGCAACTACGGTGCGCACCGTCGCCTGCCGCTGGTGCTGGCGCCGAGGATCGTCCCTGCAACAGCCCTGGCCTTTGTGGCGCGCGAACCGCTGGTCATGCGCCAGCTCGAGGATGCCTGGTCGGGCGATGACGCAACCGGGGTGCTGACCGAGATCGTGCGCCAGGCCGATCGCCGCTCGGCCGCGAGCAACCTGCAGCATGGGCCACGCAACCAGTTCGCGACTGCGACAGCGGTCCCGCTGGTCGACCAACTGATGGACGCCATACGCCGGCTGCTGCGCCAAGGTGCGTTGCCGCTCAACCGGGACGGTGCGGCAGGTTGGATTGGCGCTGGCGCAGCCTGGTTTGTGGCGAAGCGGCTCGCGGACACGGTACGGGAAGAGATCGCGCACGCCAATCCGGACGATGGCGCGAGCATTCCCGGTCCGGCCAAGAACGACCGGCTGTTTGACACTTGGCAGGACTATGGGCTGCTGGAGCGCAACCCCGACACCGGTCAGGCGATCTGGTACGTGGAGGTCCGCGGCGAGGGCTACGCCCACGAGTTCGCGATGCTGAAGTTCCCCTTGGTGAAGCTCTTCGATTCGGCGGACGACTACCCGTCCGACTTCGATGGCGAACTCGTCGTCAAACCGCCCCGAAAGACACGGGACAAGCGAGCCGACGAACCCCCGGGCGACGGCCAGGGCGGGGCACCAAAGCCCGGTGATCGCCCTGAGCGGCAACGCGCCTCGGGTCCGCTGACGCCGCCCGATATTCCTCCTCCCAAGCCCGCCAATGCGGCGACCAGGCCATCCACGGGTCGTGACCAGCCGGCGAGCGAGGTGAAGACCAGCGAAGCCAAGGGGCACGAGGTGCCAGCCGCGACCGCGAATCTCGGCCGAAACGACGAATTCCTCTCCGATGACGACTCGGTGACATCCGCGGGCACGGTATCCGGGAAGCCCCACCGCCGGCCGCCCTCAGCCACGCGACCCGTTACTCCGTTCGCATCCCTGCCAAAGTCGGATACCGACGACGCCAAGTCCATTCACGAGACGCCCAGCGACGCAGCCGTTCGCTTCATGGTGTGGCTGCAACAGGGGATCGCTGATGGATCCATCCCCTACAACGAAGCCGGCGCGCCGGTCCATTTCGTGCCAGAAGGGATGGCTCTCGTCTCCCCGCGGACATTCCGCGACTTCGCGGCGCTCTACGGTGACGACGGCAACGGGATCGATCCTGATGCGAGCCCGTCGGAGAAACTGGGTATCGGCATCCAGCGGCAAGTCATCAAGGCGCGCTGGCACCTCGTCGGGCCCGGAAACTCGAACGTTCATCACTTCGGTGTTGTGGGCCGCGGCGGACAACGCGTAGGAAAACTCGCTGCCGTCGTGATCAAGCACCCTGAGCGCTGGGTCAATCCTGTCCCGCCCTCGAATCCGAACATTGTGTCCTTTGTCGATCCCAAGTCGTCCGAGGAATCCGGTGCATCCTCGTGA
- a CDS encoding TIGR03749 family integrating conjugative element protein, translating into MIAIRAATALVCLGVLASASAQEPEAKAPSPLSLSPGSVGSGTAPTWHPAGTTTMDLGTLPPEPAPKPAPAPAPQSHGSAAGKPASPLSPPETQAPPRPPPRPADRPDDRQTNVGRTQHVLFERLPVQVLLSPGRERLLQLPFVALMDVPASLQGVLELQIIEDTAYLTANGPFPRARLYAQAIDGGATVPLDIESVEGVQVPPILRVHLPGDAAEESDELAATRRNDEPAVDMIQLTRYAAQMLYAPARLLPTLPGVRQEPVDRSPVAGLYRGGEIETAPLGAWSSGSLYVTAVRFTNRTGRAIDLELDTRWLRGQWIAATPQHWHLLPHGSEADTTAVYLVSDRPFAAVPLWR; encoded by the coding sequence ATGATCGCCATTCGCGCCGCCACCGCGCTTGTCTGTCTCGGCGTTCTTGCTTCTGCCTCTGCGCAGGAGCCCGAAGCCAAGGCGCCCTCCCCGCTTAGCCTGTCGCCCGGGTCTGTCGGGTCGGGGACGGCACCAACCTGGCATCCCGCAGGCACGACGACCATGGATCTCGGCACCCTCCCCCCGGAGCCGGCCCCCAAGCCCGCTCCGGCACCCGCACCCCAGTCCCACGGCTCGGCCGCCGGGAAGCCTGCAAGTCCTCTATCGCCCCCGGAAACGCAGGCGCCGCCGCGCCCACCCCCTCGACCCGCCGATCGCCCCGACGACCGCCAAACCAATGTCGGCCGCACCCAGCATGTGCTGTTCGAGCGCCTTCCCGTCCAGGTGCTCCTGAGCCCAGGGCGGGAGCGCCTGCTGCAGCTCCCGTTCGTCGCATTGATGGATGTGCCCGCTAGCCTGCAGGGTGTGCTCGAGCTCCAGATTATCGAGGACACCGCGTATCTGACGGCGAACGGACCCTTCCCGCGCGCCCGGCTGTATGCGCAGGCAATCGACGGCGGCGCGACGGTTCCGCTCGATATCGAGTCGGTCGAAGGCGTCCAGGTCCCGCCGATACTCCGCGTCCATCTGCCCGGTGATGCCGCCGAAGAGAGTGACGAACTCGCCGCAACCCGGCGGAACGACGAGCCGGCGGTCGACATGATCCAGCTCACGCGCTACGCGGCGCAGATGCTGTATGCGCCGGCCCGCCTGCTCCCCACCCTGCCGGGCGTGCGCCAGGAGCCGGTCGATCGGTCCCCCGTGGCCGGCCTCTACCGGGGAGGAGAGATCGAAACGGCGCCCTTGGGGGCCTGGTCGAGCGGGTCGCTGTACGTGACCGCCGTGCGCTTCACGAACCGCACCGGGCGCGCCATCGACCTCGAGCTGGACACGCGGTGGCTACGCGGGCAGTGGATCGCCGCAACGCCCCAGCACTGGCATCTCTTGCCCCATGGCTCCGAGGCCGACACGACCGCCGTCTACCTCGTCTCCGACCGGCCGTTTGCGGCCGTGCCGCTGTGGCGCTAG
- a CDS encoding TIGR03745 family integrating conjugative element membrane protein, whose amino-acid sequence MNLLIQPSGAASAADRHTAQAPALPLRCRAKAAAHIALLGLGVLASVFVAEPALAELPTAVAADGAASGDYIEIGKQYFKNGLIVLGLIIATLGFIAVAAGGIAKFNEYRMGRAELGDLGVLAVVGAVVLVLMVYLLNEAATIID is encoded by the coding sequence ATGAATCTCCTCATCCAACCTTCGGGCGCAGCGAGTGCCGCGGATCGTCACACGGCGCAAGCCCCCGCGCTTCCCCTGCGATGCAGGGCGAAGGCCGCCGCCCACATCGCCTTGCTTGGCCTCGGCGTCCTCGCCTCGGTCTTCGTCGCCGAACCAGCCCTGGCCGAGTTGCCGACGGCCGTCGCCGCGGACGGTGCCGCTTCCGGGGACTACATCGAGATCGGCAAGCAGTATTTCAAGAACGGCCTGATCGTCCTGGGTCTCATCATCGCCACGCTGGGCTTCATCGCGGTCGCGGCCGGCGGCATCGCGAAGTTCAACGAATACCGCATGGGTCGCGCGGAGCTCGGGGACCTGGGCGTGCTGGCGGTCGTCGGCGCCGTCGTGCTGGTGCTCATGGTCTACCTCCTCAACGAGGCGGCCACCATCATCGACTAG
- a CDS encoding DUF3262 family protein produces MSPQQSAAFAAAAGYQPGYIGLFFALLVGAVVVLWAADMVRRLGIEGLDDPRRLPMLLFYKLRVLIIVLLLIYLLT; encoded by the coding sequence ATGTCGCCCCAGCAGTCCGCCGCCTTCGCCGCCGCGGCCGGCTACCAACCCGGCTACATCGGGCTCTTCTTCGCCCTGCTCGTCGGCGCTGTGGTCGTTCTCTGGGCCGCCGACATGGTGCGCAGACTCGGGATCGAAGGCCTCGACGACCCGCGCCGCCTGCCGATGCTCCTGTTCTACAAGCTGCGTGTGCTGATCATCGTCCTGCTGCTGATCTATCTGCTCACCTAG
- a CDS encoding transglycosylase SLT domain-containing protein → MNSSPARRTFLVRLCQGGLLAAVPGLAFGRERTRVVYPPVPPAYRIVAQSLALPPKLFFAIAIQESTMQWGALALPWPWTLNVRRSPRRYQRYPEAVTDLKHVLAQGLRNVDCGPMQVNWHYHSDKLRTPELALDPWHNLRVAGAILLERRRSAANWFDAAGAYHSPGDSSRANGYARSVFARMERIPDHA, encoded by the coding sequence ATGAACTCGTCTCCCGCACGTCGCACCTTCCTCGTCCGCCTCTGCCAAGGCGGGCTGCTGGCGGCAGTGCCTGGGCTCGCCTTCGGCCGCGAGCGCACCCGCGTGGTCTATCCACCAGTCCCGCCCGCTTATCGCATCGTGGCCCAGTCGCTCGCGCTTCCGCCCAAGCTCTTTTTCGCCATCGCGATCCAGGAGTCCACCATGCAGTGGGGTGCGCTGGCGCTGCCCTGGCCGTGGACGCTCAATGTCCGCCGTAGCCCCCGCCGCTACCAACGCTATCCGGAAGCGGTCACCGACCTAAAGCACGTCCTCGCCCAGGGGCTACGCAACGTGGATTGCGGCCCGATGCAGGTCAACTGGCACTACCACTCCGACAAGTTGCGCACGCCCGAGCTTGCGCTCGACCCCTGGCACAACCTGCGGGTGGCCGGCGCGATCCTCCTCGAGCGGCGCCGCTCAGCAGCCAACTGGTTCGACGCCGCCGGCGCCTATCACAGCCCCGGCGACTCCTCGCGGGCCAACGGCTACGCACGCTCCGTCTTCGCACGGATGGAGAGGATTCCCGATCATGCATGA
- a CDS encoding TIGR03750 family conjugal transfer protein, translating into MDTSSPLAPTPDASSGTGRAPLPDRVNAEPSIIKGLSYTESKWAIGLAFLLWFPVGGVVGLALQHLPVAVLIIATGPIATVWVAAGYLATMKRNRPDHYYVQLLKRRAARLGLLRSHFVAHAGAWDLGRALVPPQVAKRRNPLC; encoded by the coding sequence ATGGACACCTCCAGCCCTCTGGCGCCGACGCCCGATGCATCCAGCGGAACGGGCCGCGCGCCGCTGCCCGACCGCGTTAACGCGGAGCCCTCGATCATCAAGGGACTCTCGTACACCGAGTCGAAATGGGCCATCGGGCTGGCCTTCCTGCTGTGGTTCCCCGTGGGCGGCGTGGTGGGCCTGGCCCTGCAGCACCTACCGGTGGCCGTTCTCATCATCGCCACCGGTCCCATCGCCACGGTCTGGGTCGCGGCGGGGTACCTCGCTACGATGAAGCGCAATCGCCCCGATCACTACTACGTTCAACTGCTCAAGCGTCGCGCGGCGCGCCTCGGCCTCCTCCGCTCTCATTTTGTTGCGCACGCGGGCGCCTGGGACCTCGGCCGCGCCCTCGTGCCCCCTCAGGTGGCGAAACGCCGGAACCCATTGTGCTGA
- the traD gene encoding type IV conjugative transfer system coupling protein TraD, translated as MSHGTIEAWLRPPIEIWSALTAACCGLVALITPWALMMPPDLGLGTAALAFGFAGLRARQAWRVCRYQYGLTRYKATTIAPHKLPRIPGKLYLGEGFAWGQQHTQRRMDATRPQAQPYLVEGASIRAMRAVLRAMSATPLRPIAAALALPRWWNPLSEPADLGGTPVLHGVEPNEAHVTLGQKHRPGHLVVLGTTRVGKTRAMELFVTQDIRDGKVVVVIDPKGDADLMLRVHAEAARTGRLDHLYLFHLGYPDISARYNGIGNFARITEVANRTTNPLPSSGNSAAFKEFAWRFTNLVAQAQVALGQVPTYNVLLRDITDIEPLFLRYATHVLRTEGPENWEILVEEVQTRIEKRQITVPRALQDRSDRLIALVHVLKDLQLPDAVLQGLATAVRYERSFFEKIVASLGPFLEKLTTGPVGKLISPDYFDETDIRPIFDWMQVIRQGGIVYVGLDALSDATVAAAVGNSMLADLVSVGGKLYKTGLDPHHPEGKIVLPDVACHFDEVNEIAGPEFVPMVNKLGGSGFSITAYTQTIPDIEAKLGDAAKARQVLGNFNNIIMLRVKDPGTAEFFCNQLPEVDVQHLMVVTGVSDTDGSTETDFTSRNEDRLTTQRLPMVSPADIMALPQGQAFALLEGNRLFKLRFPLPDATNDRFIPPSLHEVALQMRAKYRTAEHWAAQTDWLKDMPVGLVAPLGFDTSDDDAGEAAVSAPARPPEGGAPPPSGRMSRSDRRAVL; from the coding sequence ATGAGCCACGGCACCATCGAAGCGTGGCTGCGTCCCCCCATCGAGATCTGGAGTGCGCTGACCGCGGCGTGTTGCGGCCTCGTCGCGCTCATCACTCCGTGGGCGCTGATGATGCCCCCGGACCTGGGCCTGGGCACCGCCGCCCTCGCCTTCGGCTTTGCCGGCCTGCGCGCCCGACAGGCATGGCGGGTATGCCGTTATCAGTACGGTCTCACCCGGTACAAGGCGACGACCATCGCGCCGCACAAGCTGCCGCGCATTCCGGGCAAGCTGTATCTGGGCGAAGGCTTCGCCTGGGGGCAACAACACACGCAACGCCGCATGGACGCCACGCGCCCGCAGGCCCAACCCTACCTGGTCGAAGGCGCAAGCATTCGCGCAATGCGCGCGGTGCTTCGCGCGATGAGCGCCACACCGCTCAGGCCGATTGCCGCAGCGCTCGCGCTCCCCCGTTGGTGGAACCCGCTGTCGGAGCCTGCCGATCTCGGTGGGACGCCGGTACTGCACGGCGTCGAGCCCAATGAGGCCCACGTCACCCTCGGGCAGAAACATCGCCCCGGCCACTTGGTCGTCCTCGGCACGACGCGCGTCGGCAAGACCCGTGCGATGGAGCTCTTCGTCACCCAGGACATCCGCGACGGGAAGGTCGTCGTCGTCATCGACCCGAAGGGCGACGCGGACCTCATGCTGCGCGTCCATGCCGAAGCCGCGCGGACCGGGCGCCTCGACCACCTCTATCTCTTCCACCTGGGTTACCCCGACATCTCCGCCCGTTACAACGGCATCGGCAACTTCGCCCGCATCACCGAGGTCGCGAACCGCACGACGAATCCCCTGCCCTCCAGCGGCAACTCGGCGGCCTTCAAGGAATTCGCCTGGCGCTTCACGAATCTCGTCGCCCAAGCCCAGGTTGCCCTCGGGCAGGTGCCCACCTACAACGTGCTGCTGCGCGACATCACGGACATCGAACCGCTCTTCCTGCGCTACGCGACGCATGTGTTGCGCACGGAAGGCCCCGAGAATTGGGAGATCCTTGTCGAGGAAGTGCAGACCCGCATCGAGAAACGCCAGATCACCGTTCCGCGCGCCCTGCAGGATCGTAGCGACCGCCTGATCGCCCTCGTGCACGTTCTGAAGGATCTGCAGCTGCCCGACGCAGTCCTCCAGGGCCTCGCCACCGCGGTCCGCTACGAGCGGAGCTTCTTCGAGAAGATCGTGGCCTCGCTCGGCCCCTTCCTGGAGAAGCTCACCACCGGCCCCGTCGGCAAGCTGATCTCGCCGGACTATTTCGACGAGACCGATATCCGGCCGATCTTCGACTGGATGCAGGTCATCCGGCAGGGCGGCATCGTCTACGTCGGTCTCGACGCCCTCTCGGATGCCACCGTCGCTGCGGCCGTCGGCAACTCGATGCTCGCCGATCTCGTGAGCGTCGGCGGAAAGCTCTACAAGACCGGCCTCGACCCTCACCATCCCGAAGGCAAGATCGTCCTGCCGGATGTGGCCTGCCACTTCGACGAGGTGAACGAGATCGCGGGACCGGAGTTTGTGCCGATGGTGAACAAACTGGGCGGATCGGGCTTCAGCATCACCGCCTACACCCAGACCATTCCCGACATCGAGGCAAAGCTCGGCGACGCCGCCAAGGCTCGGCAGGTGCTGGGCAACTTCAACAACATCATCATGCTGCGCGTGAAGGATCCGGGCACTGCGGAGTTTTTCTGCAATCAGCTGCCCGAAGTCGACGTGCAGCACCTCATGGTCGTGACCGGCGTGAGCGACACCGACGGGTCGACCGAGACGGACTTCACCTCCCGCAACGAAGACCGCCTCACCACCCAGCGACTGCCGATGGTCTCCCCGGCTGACATCATGGCCCTGCCACAAGGGCAGGCCTTCGCCCTGCTGGAGGGCAACCGCCTCTTCAAGCTGCGCTTTCCGCTGCCCGATGCCACGAACGATCGCTTCATTCCGCCGTCGCTCCACGAGGTGGCACTCCAGATGCGGGCCAAATATCGGACGGCCGAGCACTGGGCCGCTCAGACGGATTGGCTAAAGGACATGCCGGTCGGGCTCGTCGCGCCACTGGGCTTCGACACCTCGGACGATGACGCCGGGGAGGCGGCAGTGAGCGCCCCCGCCCGGCCGCCCGAAGGCGGCGCTCCCCCTCCCTCGGGGAGGATGTCGCGTAGCGACAGGAGGGCAGTCCTGTGA
- a CDS encoding TIGR03747 family integrating conjugative element membrane protein codes for MSTAASSTGSARPPAPQASATPAGRSRGPIAALASVVIGLAFSTLSSWIFGTALTVLGDHTFWRGRGVERAIAAVEEDFGYLQGYPRSLMVDDTVAFARDFAELVARPFHSLGAPAFIARTTAIEPDAVAKPHARAVRRIVKEVGRAVETAFYVAQDTAIRLAIAFYALPAFVMAIFIGLIDGLVRRDLRRWTGGRESSYVYHHSKRFTWWFLTAGFTAYLAWPFGGFNPAYLVLIFATLVAAALSTTASTFKKYL; via the coding sequence GTGAGCACCGCCGCGTCATCCACGGGATCCGCCCGTCCCCCGGCGCCCCAGGCATCGGCCACACCGGCGGGCCGCTCCCGCGGCCCCATTGCTGCGCTGGCGAGCGTTGTTATCGGCCTCGCCTTTTCCACCCTGAGCTCCTGGATCTTCGGGACTGCCCTTACTGTCCTGGGCGATCACACCTTCTGGAGGGGCCGCGGCGTCGAACGCGCCATAGCCGCCGTGGAGGAGGACTTCGGCTACCTCCAGGGCTATCCCCGGTCGCTCATGGTCGACGACACCGTCGCCTTTGCGCGCGACTTCGCCGAGCTCGTCGCGCGTCCGTTCCATTCGCTGGGCGCCCCCGCCTTCATCGCCCGTACGACTGCTATCGAGCCCGACGCCGTGGCGAAACCCCACGCGCGCGCCGTACGCCGCATCGTCAAGGAAGTCGGGCGCGCCGTTGAGACCGCTTTCTACGTGGCCCAGGACACCGCCATCCGCCTGGCGATCGCCTTCTATGCGCTGCCGGCCTTCGTGATGGCCATCTTCATCGGCCTGATCGATGGCCTGGTCCGCCGCGACCTGCGCAGGTGGACCGGTGGCCGGGAGTCCTCCTACGTCTACCACCACTCGAAGCGCTTCACCTGGTGGTTCCTCACTGCCGGTTTCACCGCCTATCTCGCGTGGCCTTTCGGCGGATTCAATCCCGCGTACCTCGTCCTGATCTTCGCAACCCTGGTGGCCGCGGCCCTCTCTACCACCGCCAGCACGTTCAAGAAGTACCTGTAG
- a CDS encoding PFL_4703 family integrating conjugative element protein, which produces MPTYTDNLANARATIRLQSWAILVALVIVLIAVADRFVRQTDFIVHIPPDLSRGVTIQAGRTPEVPPPNVYAFGYLIWQQLNRWAKDGSKDYVAQIYALQNYLTPSCREQLLKDVSVKTGDAELIQRTRALLEIPGYGYTANRVTAHGNGGWTVLLDAQILETSKGMPVKDTFIRYPLHVVRYDVDRERNPWGLALNCFARRHPERIDPQALEAPIAPQPAPAAPLPPSAAPSPTTTGSDLPQAVPPRVPDTKEESS; this is translated from the coding sequence ATGCCTACCTACACCGACAACCTCGCAAACGCCCGCGCGACGATTCGCCTCCAGTCATGGGCCATCCTCGTCGCGCTGGTCATCGTGCTGATCGCGGTGGCCGACCGCTTCGTGAGGCAGACGGACTTCATCGTGCATATCCCGCCAGACCTCTCCCGCGGGGTCACCATTCAGGCGGGACGTACGCCGGAGGTGCCGCCCCCGAACGTCTATGCCTTCGGCTATCTCATCTGGCAGCAGCTCAACCGCTGGGCCAAGGATGGCTCCAAGGACTACGTCGCTCAGATCTACGCGCTCCAGAACTACCTGACGCCGTCCTGCCGAGAGCAGCTCCTCAAGGACGTCAGCGTCAAGACCGGCGATGCGGAGCTGATCCAGCGCACCCGCGCCCTCCTGGAGATTCCCGGGTACGGCTACACCGCGAACCGGGTGACGGCACACGGCAACGGTGGATGGACGGTGCTCCTCGATGCACAGATCCTCGAAACCTCCAAAGGGATGCCCGTGAAGGACACTTTCATCCGCTATCCCCTGCACGTGGTGCGCTACGACGTCGACCGGGAGCGCAACCCGTGGGGTCTCGCCCTGAACTGCTTTGCCCGCCGTCATCCCGAGCGGATCGACCCGCAGGCCCTGGAGGCGCCGATCGCGCCCCAGCCGGCGCCGGCGGCGCCGCTGCCTCCATCCGCGGCACCGTCTCCCACCACTACCGGTTCGGACCTGCCGCAGGCCGTGCCGCCGCGGGTCCCGGACACGAAGGAGGAGTCGTCATGA